The nucleotide sequence CAGGAAGCCCTGCTGCACGAGATAGGGCTCAAAGATCTCCTCGATGGTGCCGGAATCCTCGCCGATCGCTGTGGACAGGGTTTTAAGGCCGACCGGACCGCCGCGGTAATTTTCCATGATCGTGAGCAGCAGGCGCTTGTCCATCTCGTCCAGGCCGGCGTGGTCGACCTGCAGCATTTCCAATGCTTTAAGCGCGATATCCAGGGTGATGATGCCGTCGCCCATGATCTGGGCGAAATCGCGCACCCGGCGCAGCAGGCGGTTCGCGATGCGCGGGGTGCCCCGGCTGCGTCGGGCCAGTTCCTTGATCCCGTCTTCATCCGCGGGAATCTCCAGAATGCCGGCGGAACGCTTGATGATCTGGCAGATGGAGTCAAAATCGTAATAATCCAGCCTCAGGACAATGCCAAAACGGTCGCGCAGAGGCGGCGTTAGCAATCCGGCCCGGGTGGTGGCGCCGATCAGGGTGAAGGGCTCGACCCCGATCCTGAGCGTTCTGGCGCTGGGCCCGCTATCCAGGATGATCTCCATCTGGAAATCCTCCATGGCTGGATAGATATACTCTTCGATGACATGGCTGAGCCGGTGGATCTCGTCGATGAAGAGCACCTCGTGGCGTTGGAGGTTGGTGAGGATGCCGGCCAGATCGCTTGGTTTTTCCATCACGGGCCCGCTGCTGATAGTAATGTCGACTCCCAGTTCGCGGGCTATGATGCTGGCCAGGGTGGTCTTTCCCAGCCCGGGAGGGCCGAAAAAGAGCACATGGTCAAGCGATTCTTTGCGTAGCTTGGCTGCCCGGATGGAAATGTCCAGCAGTTGCTTGATCTGCTGCTGCCCGATGAATTCATTCAGGCTGCGGGGCCGCAGGGCGCGGTCGAACTCAAGGTCCTCGAGCCCTTCCTGCGGCGCGTTGATGCGTTCCAGCATTGCTATTTCTGGGCTTTGCTGAAGGGCGGAATGAGCTGCGGAGTGTCCAAAATGGTGATCGGTCCTGATCCTTCAGGGACAGTGATCTCCCATTCGACCAGTTCCCCGCTGGCCTTGTGCGTTACCTCCAGATGGATGGTTTCGCCCACTTCCCAACGCGAGGCAAAGTTCCCCATTTCCAAAATGACGACGGCCGTGACGGGATACTCGATATCATCGCCGAACGAGAGCAGGTTCAGATGCCAGACGGAGTGTTCGTCCGTGCTCAGGATCTCATCCGGACGCTCCAGCATCCAGGCCCGCACCAGGTATTCCTCGGCGGATTTTTCCTCAGCCCAGGTCAGGGTGGGGATCTGGCCATTGTCCAGAATCACGCTCTGGATATAGGACCTTGGTTCCGTAAATTGGGCATGAGCAGCAACCAGAACGAACAGCAACAGGAACAGGAACAGGGATTTTTTCATCATTGGCTCCTTATTTTATCCTTTTCAAAAGTTTTAGCAGGTGCAGCCTCCAGACCATCCAGACGGCCTCCCAAACAATGTGGCGGCTCATTTTGGAAACCCCGTTGAGGCGCTCGGTGAATACGATCGGGATCTCCTTGATGCGGAAGCCCTTGACCCAGGCGCGGAAGTTCATTTCGATCTGGAACGCGTAGCCGTCGGAGAGGATCTTGTCCAGGTCGATGGCTTCCAACACTCTACGGTTGAAGCATTTGAAGCCGCCGGTGGGATCCTTGACCGGCATGCCTGTGATCACGCGGACGTATTTGGAGGCAAAATAGCTGATCAGCAGGCGCTTGAAGGGCCAATTGACGATATTGACGCCCTGGCAGTAACGCGAGCCGATCACCAGGTCTTTCTTCTGCGCCATTTCCAGCAGGCGGGGCAGGTCATCCGGGTTGTGGGAAAAATCCGCGTCCATCTCCAAAACAAAGTCAAAATCACGCTCCAAAGCGTATTTGAAGCCGGTCACATAGGCGGAGCCGAGCCCCATCTTGCCGGGACGCTCGATCAGATGTATCCTCGGTTCGCTCTGCATCAGGTCTTTGACCACCTGGGCGGTGCCATCCGGGGAATTGTCGTCCATCACCAGGACCTCCAGGTCCGGGCTTTGTGACAGCGCGGCGGGGATGATCCGGCCGATGTTTTCGATCTCGTTGTAGGTGGGGATGATCAGCAGCGCTTTCATTGTTTATCCAGATTGTTCTTGAGAAGTTGGGCTTCGGGAACCTCGCGCACCGGCTTGGCTGGGCTACCCAAAACGATCTTTCCTGCAGGCGCGTCCCGGGAAACGACCGCTCCGCCGGCGACGCAGGCATCCACGTCCAAAACCTTGCCAGGCAGGATGGTGGCATTGACCCCGATGCGGGAGCCGCGTTTCATGGTGATTCCTTTGAAATGCTGGAACCGCTCGGGATCGCGGGCCATGTAGTTGTCGTTGCTGGTGGCCACGCAGGGCGCCACGAAGCAGTAGTCCTCGATCTCGGAGTAGGCCGTGATATAGCAATTGGTCTCAAACTTGTTGCGTGAGCCGATGCGGACGTGGTTTTCGATCGAGACGTTGCGGCCGATGATGTTCAGGTCGCCGATGGCCACATTTTCACGGATGGTGGCCAGATCCGCGATCAGGTTCCGCTCCCCGATCTCGCTCCCTGCATAGATGATCACGTTGGCTCCGATCTGGCAGAAAGGGCCGATCACAGCAGGCTTCAGGTCCACGGGCGGCTTGAAGATGCTGCGCGGCGAGGAAAGCGGCTTTTTGCCGATTATCGTGTTGTCGTCAACGCGCGTGCCTTCCCCGATGACGCTGCCCGGATGGATCACAACGTTGTGGCCGATCTGGCAATCGTTCCCGATCCGGACCTCGTCCAGGATCACGGCGTTGACGCCAATCTCGACGTTCCCGCCAAGCTTGGCGCTGGCTGAAATATACTGGCTCATCAAACCTCCACTGGCTTAGCGCTATTTTTTTCTCGACAAGTAATCAGGCAAGAAAAAAATACGTCCTCAAGGAATAAGATATGCGAAATGACGTCGAAAACTATCTGCAATACATACGCGGGGAGGCCAAGTCTTCCTGCACGATTCTTGCCTACAAGCGCGATCTGGAACAATTTCAGGGCTTCCTGGAAAGATTTTTTGAATCAAGCAATGTGCAGACTGAAGCCATCAGCGTCCTGATGATCCGGGATTTCCTGCGCTGGCTGCACGACAAACCCGTCTGCAACCGCACCCTGGCCCGCAAAACAGCCACCCTGAACAGTTTTTTCCGCTATCTCAAGCTCACCGGACGCATCGCCAAAAATCCCATGGACAAGATCAAACGCCCCAAATTCGAAAAGAAGCTGCCCCAGGTCTTCACTGAGGAGGAAATGGTCACATTGCTCCGCGTCCCTGACCAATCCAGCGTCTACGGGATCCGCAACCGCGCCATACTGGAATTGCTCTATTCATCCGGACTGCGCATCTCCGAACTCGCCAACCTGCAGATGAACGACCTCGACTTGAAAAAAGGCCTGGCCCGCGTGGTCGGCAAAGGAAACAAGGAACGCATCGTTCCCGTGGGCAAAGAAGCCCTTTCCGCCATCCTGGACTACCTCCCCGCGCGGGATAAGCTGAAAAAGGAGCACAGCTCAAACCGGCTGTTCCTCACCAAAAGCGGCAGGGATTTCAAAGATTTCCAACTCTACACAGTCCTCAACGGCTACTTCGCGATCGTGGCCCAGCGCAAGGGATATTCGCCCCACACCCTGCGCCATAGCTTTGCCACCCACATGCTGGCACGCGGTGCCGACCTGCGCGCGGTGCAGGAAATGCTCGGCCACGCCAACCTCTCCACCACGGAGATCTACACCCATGTGACACTGGAGGACCTGAAAGAAGCTTACAAAAAGGGCCATCCGCGCGGAAAGGACTGATTCCGGCGGGGTTTGGCCAATACATGGCCTGAAACTTCAAGCCGGGCCTCATTTTCCCTTACCCTCTTGTCACCCTGCCTATCACTTGTCTATCCACAGTCAATCACTTGTCTATAATAGACAAGTGATTGACTGTGGATAGACAAGTGATTAACGCCGTCAAGGGAGGGCGGAATGGGAAAAAACAAGGCTCTGTCTACATTTGGGGCGGATCGGCGAACTTGCCCAGGAAGAGGATGGTGCCCGAGGGCTTGTGGAGAATCATATAGACGAAGGGCTTGTCCGCCCGGAAGACAGGAATGGCCGGCGCTGACGGTCCCACGGAGGTGACGCCCATAACCACTCCGGTGGCCGCGGCGGCTTCGGTGCCCTCTTCTTTCACTTCCACAAAGGCTTTGTGGATCACGTCCAGGATATACAGCCGCTGGCCGGGGCTGAGCTTCATTATTCCTGAAAAGTCAGCCCTGTCTGGATCAAAAGCCGCGTTCATGCCCAGGTTTTTCAGTATGTCGGACAGGCCTTCGAGGGTTAGCTGGAATTTGAATCTGGGGATCTGGACATGCACTTCCTGTCTCACGAGCTTTTCCTGCCATTCCATCAGGGAGCCGTGATTCAGGGCCATCTTCATCTGCCAGATCTCTTCCGGCAGGATGAAGAGCATGGCCAGGTCCGGCTCGGCGTAGGGAAGCTCAAGTATCTGGTATCCAGGAAGTTCCGCGTAGGCGAAGCTATCCCGGAGGGACATCATCTGGACGGGTCTGGCCGTTTCCGGAGTCCTGACCTGGGAGGAAGTGTAGAACCTGTCCGGGCGTGTTTGCTTGGGATCGAACCGCTTCAGCCAGCTGCCCTTGAAATAGATGGCGTTCACCAGCACCAAACCGTTGTTGCTGTCCCTGATGTGGCTGGGTCTGATCAGGTCCTTGATCCGCTCTTTGGTCCGTTTCTCGACCCAGGCGTTGATGAACTTCGCCGAGCCTTCGGCATCGGAAAAATCGAGCGAAAACAACTCGCTGGAATATTGGTCGCGCAGGAGTTTGAGATAGTCTCCCAGCAGGCGATCCTGATTAGCCCGGGCTCCGAACAGCGCGTTGGCGGCGTTCAATTCCGCCTTACCCCCGGCGCCGAGGGTGTTCAGGCTCTTTTGCAGGGCGCGGAAAGCCTCATGCTGTTCTTCGGGAGGCAAAACAAAAGTCAGGGCCTGCTTGATCCCCTCCGCGGTTTCGCCCTGCGCGCCGCCCCAGGCCATAGCCAGGGCGGAGGAAATGCTGTAGGGCGAAAAGAAGAGGTTTTGGCCGGGCTGGTCCGCCTCGTGGTAGAGCTTGTAGGCAAAATCGTTGGTCTGGAATCCGGAGGGTGGTGTATCCCAAGCCCGGTCCTCCGCGGTGTCTTTTTCGGCTTTGTTGCAGGAACAGCCGATGCAGAGGCTCAGGACCGCGAGCAGGATAAGGTACCTTATCACTGTGGTCATATGTTACTCCTTGTTGGGAATGGCGCAATTCTTGGCCAGGCGGGGAACGCGTTAATGTGTTTTACGCTTCCCCGGCTTCCCTTATTTGATCAGCATCAGTTTCCTAATCGAACTTCCCTGCTCCGTGCTGAGGCGGGCAAAATACAATCCTGAGGGCAGGGTCTGGCCGGAATCGTCCCTTCCTTCCCAGACCCAGGTGCTTTCCCCGGAGGGAAGTTCTCCGTCCAGCAGGGAGCGCACTTTCTGGCCTTTGGCGTTGTAGATGTCCAGGCTGGCGCGGCCGGCTTGGGGCAGGCTGAACTTCAGGCTGCAGGAGGGATTGAAGGGATTGGGCCAGCTCGAAAGCTCAAATGGTGCGGGCGCCACGGGGTCTTCAGCAGCAGTGGTGATGGTGTAGGCATAGATGGCGACGTTGTCGTTGCAAAGGAGATAGAGGTAGTTGTCGTCCCAGTCGATGTCCGTAGTGTAGGAGCATTGGGGCAGGAAGAGGTCTTCGGCGACCCAGTCATGGATTCCCGTCGCGTCACTGAAATCGTAGAAACTGACTCCCGTCTCGCGGCCGATGCATACGTAATTGCGAAAATCGAAGCCGAAATAGTCAGGCCGGACCATCAGTGTGGTGGTGGGATTGTAAAACAGGGCGGGCAGGCTGTGGCTGAAAGTCCTGACAAAAGCGAATTCCCCGGCGTTATACATGTCGGCGTAGTCCGGATGAAAGAAAGCGGGGATGAGTTCACCCAGCAGAGGGGCATTTTCTGGAAATCCACTGCAGGTATAGAGCCCGTTCCCATCATTGGCAGTGGGGCGGAGAAGATGTAGCAGGCCGTTCACGAAGGTGGGGCTCTGCACCGGCTCGGGCAGGTAAACCCCGCAGACGAGGCTGGCCTGATCGTTCAGCACGGAATACTTTGAGATGTTCGGGACAGAATTGTCAAGCTGGTAAAAGGCATTGGGCTCATCGTAATTGAAAAAGGTCGTAACATACTGGGTTAGGGGGTAGGAAGCCACCAACTGAGGGTTTTGCAGGTCGCTGAGATCATAGATCCTCTGGGTGGGCGGGTTTCCAGAACTGGAGTCAAACAACGCCAGCATGAGGTCGCCGCAGATGTCGAAGCGCACGGAAAGTCCATCCCAGAGGGTGAAGGCGTAGTGAGGGTTTTGGGGGTCGGAGACGTCAAAACAGGCCACTCCGCCGCGGAAAGAGGACCTCAGGATGTAAGAACCGTAGTTGCGGCCGTGGCCGGATGTGAGGTTGAAGCGGTAGCATCTGCCACTGAAGGACAGATTGCCGCTGTTGTCCAAACCCAGGCAGAGACAGCCTTGGTTCATGTTGCAATGGAAGAGGAAAGTGCCCTGGGGGGTCATTCTTTCCACCCCGCCCGTGGGGTAGCCCAGGCCGGAAGGATAGTTGGTTGTGCTGGCCAGGACAGGGTTGGCGGGCTCGGTCAGGTTGTAGATGTAGAAGCGGGTGAGGTCTTCGGCAACTTCGTAATTGGCCCCAACCAACCAGCCGCTGGCATAAACCCCTCGCGCGGAAAATGGCTGTTCAACCATGGACAGCAATTCCCAGTTGAAGAGGTTTGCGGTGTCCCAGATCCTGATCCCTTCGCCGCATTGGGTGGCTACAAAACTGTCCCGGACGTCGAAAATGAGGGGGAAAGTGTTGACGGTATAGTGCGGCAGGCTGAGATAGCCCAGGAAATTGAGGCCGGAGGAGGGATCGACGTCGAAGAGGTGGAACTGGCTGGAATTGTAAGGCCGGGAGATGACATACTGGCCCCGGATCACCTCAAAATGGTAGTGGCCGGGATAAGTGCCCACTATGCTGAGGGTTACGGGGTCTATCTGGACGAGGTTATGCAGACCACCATAGTATTCGTCATTAGCCAGCAGGGCGTCGCCAACGATATGCAGGTTGCCGTATTTGATCTCCTCCTCCCCCACGGGCATAAGTCCCGCGGCCTGGGGATGCAGCGGATCGGAAATGTCCACTTTGTAAAGGGCCCCCATATCCGGCTGGACTTCGCTCATAAAGCCATATCCCACAGCCAGAAAGAGGTAATCCTGCCAGGCGACCATTTCATGCACACTGCCCTGCACGCCGTAATTGGCGACCTCGGTGAAGGTATTCGCGAGGCTGTCCCAAATGCTGACCTGGAAGCCGTAACTGTTTGGCAGATAGACATATGGATAGCGGATCACGGCTTCGCGGCGGGTGGCCATGTCGTGGGAAGTGAAGGCAAAGCGGGAAACTTCCTGCAACTGCAGCTCGGTCTTATTGGCAGATAGCAAAGCGCAACCGAGAAGCAGAAACAGGGTAATGCCAATCGAAACCTTCAGACCGGATGCCACAAGACGCGTTCCATATTGCCGCAAAGCGATGTCTTTCAGTATCTTATTCGCCCTGACTGGATTCCCTGGCATCGCCATCGCCCTCAGAATCCGCGCCTTCGGTGAGGCGCCGGGTTTCATCGTCCGAAACGTAATCCCCCGCGTAACCTGTTTGGTTGATCACCATGTCGTAGATGACGCCGCCGTGGCGGTACCAGCCCAGAAATCTGCCGTTCAGCCTGCCCTGGCGGTAATTGGCACTCATCTGCGGGGAGCCGTCAGGATACCAGAGATACATGGGGCCGTGCTGGAGTCCTTTATAGAGGCTGAGCAGGCGGGCCAGCCTCTTGTTCTCAAAGCGTTCATAAGCTATTCCCGTGAAAGGAGTTCCATCTTTCATATAGACCTCTTCTTTCTGGTTAAGTTCGCTCAATGGCACCGCGGCCTGGGGCAATTTAAAGGTCTTCACCAAGTCATACTCCGCCTGATTGCTCTGGGCGGCCAGTAGCCCGATTCTGGCGACAAAGATCAGGCTGAAGATCAGGCCCGGCAAGAGGTTCAGCCTTGATCGACTAGTCCTGGCTGCCTTTGGAGTTGGGGTAGTGTCGGCTATTACGTCAAACATTTTTATCTCCATGTTGGTCATAAATTACATCCATGTATATACAGGATAAGGCAAAAGCCTGCACTGGCAATAGCTTTGGGTGCCTGTTCGGGAGAGGTGGAAACGTTCAAGCTTAAAACTTCACTTCCCCAGGGCCTTCGATCCGCTTGATCTCGCCGCCGGCATTGATATCGCGGCAGGGACCGGGTTCGATCTCAGCGCTGTCCGTGTAGCCGCGAACTTCCCAATAACCGGAAACGTATAGCTCCATTAGTTCGATCTTGACGACCGATTTGGCGGATTTATAGCCCCAGAGATAAGGAATGAAGGCACGCACGGGGCCGCCGTAATCCTCGTCCAGGAATTCGCCGTCAAAGCTGTGCGCCAGCAGGGATTTTTCCAGCAAGGCTATTTCCACCGGGATGGAGGTGTCGTAGACCAGGCCCACGGACCAGAACCGTATGTATTTGCAACTGGGCAACATACCAACTTCCCGAAGGAGGGCGGAAAGGGAGACGCCTTTCCACAGGCCTTGCACAGACCAGCGGGTCACGGAGGTCAGACGGCTGTCGACCTCGGCCTGCGGCAATGCTATAAGTTCTTTCCAGGTCAAGGTTTGCGGATGTTCGCAGGCGCCCGTGACCTCGATCTTCCAGTTTTCCCGATCAAGTTTCCCGGGATGTCCCTCCGCCCAAAAGATGGGCGTGTTCATGGCAGCGAGCTTGCTCACTTTGTCTCCTTTTTCTTCTTGTGATTTGGGTGAATCGGCCTGGCCCGTGCAGGCTTGGAACAGGACCAGCAGGACCAGCAGGATGAATATCCTTCCCGACATCAATCCTCTCGATTTTCTTTCACGAACAGGTTGTCGATGATGTCCGTGGGCAGAATGGACGCCGTATCTGTTTCTTCCGCAAGCAGTTCAGCGGTGTGACCCAGCAGGTATGAGGCGTTGATGGCGGCGTCCGGGATCTCCAGGCCCTGGGCTAAAAACGAGGCTATGATGCCAGCCAGGACGTCTCCGCTGCCCCCTGTGGCCAGTCCGTCGTTACCGGAGATGTTGACCCAGGTGAAGTCCGCATCGTGGTAGATGCTGAAATGGCTCTTCAGCAACACCCGGGCCTGGTGCTGGTCCACGAATTTCCGCAAGGGCGAAAGGCAGTCCTGTTCCAGCAAATCCTTGTCGATGCCCGCAAGTCGGGCGAACTCGCCCCAATGCGGCGTCAGCAGGACATTCGGACGGGAAACGAATTTCAGCAGCGCCGGGTTTTCCGATATCAGGTTGAGGCCGTCCGCATCCACCACCAGAGGCACTTTCACGTTCTTGAGCACCGTTTCCAGCAGCTTGAGGGCATAATCGTCGCGACCCAGTCCGGGGCCGATCAGGACGGATGAGGCGTCGGAAAGCAGGTGCAGCAAGGTTTTGGTGTCTGGCAATCCGGTCTTGGAATTTTCCGGAATGGCCAGGGACAAGGCTTCGGTGAGTTTGAGCGCGTAAACCGCCATCAGTTCGATCCGGTGGAGGACGTAGACGTAGCCGCAGCCTGCACGAAGAGCTGCCTGGGCTGCCATGACGGATGCTCCGGTGTAGCCGGGAATCCCGCCAAAGACATAGACCTTGCCAAAATCGTTCTTGTGAAAGTGGGAATGGCGCATGGGGGGCATGAAATCGTCTTCAGTGAAGAGTTTGACGCAGTCCAGTTCTCGGTAATAGGAATTGGGGATGCCTATGTTGACAAGATGCAGTTGGCCGCAAACCTCTTTGCCAAGACCCAGGATATGGCCCTGCTTGAGGCTTTCGACGCAGAGCGTGGCATCGGCGTAAATGGAATTCCCGCAATAACCTGTGTCCGCGTTCAGACCGGAGGGGATGTCCACCGCCACGGTGAACTCCGCGTAGGAATTGACCAGGCAGAAAAGCTCATCCAGCCAGGGTTCCAACTTTCCTTTGAAACCGATGCCAAAAACCGCGTCTACAACCAGAGTGCTGGCTGTGAGCAGTTCCAGGGCCAGAGGCAGGTCTTCGTCACAGGCGATGTTCAGGATGGGAATGTCCAGGGCGCGGCACAGTTCCAGGTTGGCCTTGGTTTCAGTGCTGAGGGGGCCTTTGCCGATTCTCAGGATTCCCACCTCGCAACCTGCCTCATGCAGCCAGCGCGCGATCACTGCCCCGTCGCCGCCGTTGTTTCCGCTGCCGCAGAGAACACAAACACCACCATGCAGATGCTGGCGATATGAATTAAAGATGGTTTCGACGCAGGCCCTGCCGGCATTTTCCATCAGGAGGCGGGCTGGAAGGCCGAACTCCTCTATGGTGCGCCGGTCCAGGGCTTTCATTTGGGCTGAACTGAGCAGGTTATGCATTGTTTCCTCCTATTTGGCGTGGTCGGTATGGAGTTTTATCTCGAAGGTGGTGCCTTCGTTGATCGTGCTGGCCAGGACACGGATATGGCCATGGTGGTATTCTTCGATGATGCGTTTGGCCAGACTGAGCCCGAGTCCCCAGCCCCGGGTCTTGGTGGTGACCCCGGGATCGAAGATCTTTTTCCAGCGGGAATGAGGAATGCCCTTACCCTCGTCGCGGATGTGCAGAAAGACGTGTTTAGCGTTGTGGGTGGCGGTTATCACTATGTTCCCTCCCTTGCCGGACATGGCGTCAACGCAGTTCTTGATCAGGTTTTCCAGCGTCCATTTGAAGAGTTCCGCGTCCAGCATGACCATGATACCTTCGATCTTGGAGATCAGATGGATCTCGATGCGGGAGCTCAGATGCGGCATGCGGTCGTGGAAATAGGACACTGTTTCTTCCAGGATCCTGTGCAGTTCGAGGGGTTTGAGCTTGGTCTGCGAGCCAACTTTGCCGAAGCGCGAGGAGATTATCTTGAGTTGCTCCAGGTCGGTGGTCATGTAGTCGAGGATCTTGTTCATATCCGGACGGCATGAGCCTTCCGGCGGAGTTTCCCGCAGCAGGTCGAGCCAGCCCATCATGGATGTGATCGGAGTGCCGAATTGATGCGCGGTTTCCTTGGCAAGACCGATCCAGAGGGTGTCCTTTTCCGTACGGTGCAAAAGCAAGAGGCCATAGCTGCTGAAGCCGATCAAAAGAATTGCCAGTGCCAGTTCCAGGATCACGAAATAGCGGATGCGGGAAAGGGATTTGGGCGCGCTGAAGTAGATGTAGCCAAGGTTGTCGGCCTCATTGCCGAGCGGCATTTCATCCATTCCCAGGATCCTTTCCCGCAGGACAGCGCGCTCCTCGGAGCTGATCTGAGCCCAGGTCTCAGCTTCAGGAATGCCCACATTGCGCCAGTAGAGCGGAGTTTTATGTCTGTCGGTAACCACCAGGGAATAGTCGATCTGCTTGATGAATTCCTGCAGAGAGGTGGGGCGGGCGTAATAGACAAAGTTGGTGATCTCATCTTCGTAGCTTATCTCGGTGCAGTTCATCAAAGGCAGGAAGGCCTTCAATTTCCGCTGGGATTCCTC is from Candidatus Syntrophosphaera sp. and encodes:
- the ruvB gene encoding Holliday junction branch migration DNA helicase RuvB, whose amino-acid sequence is MLERINAPQEGLEDLEFDRALRPRSLNEFIGQQQIKQLLDISIRAAKLRKESLDHVLFFGPPGLGKTTLASIIARELGVDITISSGPVMEKPSDLAGILTNLQRHEVLFIDEIHRLSHVIEEYIYPAMEDFQMEIILDSGPSARTLRIGVEPFTLIGATTRAGLLTPPLRDRFGIVLRLDYYDFDSICQIIKRSAGILEIPADEDGIKELARRSRGTPRIANRLLRRVRDFAQIMGDGIITLDIALKALEMLQVDHAGLDEMDKRLLLTIMENYRGGPVGLKTLSTAIGEDSGTIEEIFEPYLVQQGFLERTPQGRKATFKAYKHLGVTPYSEQQDIF
- a CDS encoding polyprenol monophosphomannose synthase, with translation MKALLIIPTYNEIENIGRIIPAALSQSPDLEVLVMDDNSPDGTAQVVKDLMQSEPRIHLIERPGKMGLGSAYVTGFKYALERDFDFVLEMDADFSHNPDDLPRLLEMAQKKDLVIGSRYCQGVNIVNWPFKRLLISYFASKYVRVITGMPVKDPTGGFKCFNRRVLEAIDLDKILSDGYAFQIEMNFRAWVKGFRIKEIPIVFTERLNGVSKMSRHIVWEAVWMVWRLHLLKLLKRIK
- a CDS encoding N-acetyltransferase; amino-acid sequence: MSQYISASAKLGGNVEIGVNAVILDEVRIGNDCQIGHNVVIHPGSVIGEGTRVDDNTIIGKKPLSSPRSIFKPPVDLKPAVIGPFCQIGANVIIYAGSEIGERNLIADLATIRENVAIGDLNIIGRNVSIENHVRIGSRNKFETNCYITAYSEIEDYCFVAPCVATSNDNYMARDPERFQHFKGITMKRGSRIGVNATILPGKVLDVDACVAGGAVVSRDAPAGKIVLGSPAKPVREVPEAQLLKNNLDKQ
- a CDS encoding tyrosine recombinase produces the protein MRNDVENYLQYIRGEAKSSCTILAYKRDLEQFQGFLERFFESSNVQTEAISVLMIRDFLRWLHDKPVCNRTLARKTATLNSFFRYLKLTGRIAKNPMDKIKRPKFEKKLPQVFTEEEMVTLLRVPDQSSVYGIRNRAILELLYSSGLRISELANLQMNDLDLKKGLARVVGKGNKERIVPVGKEALSAILDYLPARDKLKKEHSSNRLFLTKSGRDFKDFQLYTVLNGYFAIVAQRKGYSPHTLRHSFATHMLARGADLRAVQEMLGHANLSTTEIYTHVTLEDLKEAYKKGHPRGKD
- a CDS encoding serpin family protein, which gives rise to MTTVIRYLILLAVLSLCIGCSCNKAEKDTAEDRAWDTPPSGFQTNDFAYKLYHEADQPGQNLFFSPYSISSALAMAWGGAQGETAEGIKQALTFVLPPEEQHEAFRALQKSLNTLGAGGKAELNAANALFGARANQDRLLGDYLKLLRDQYSSELFSLDFSDAEGSAKFINAWVEKRTKERIKDLIRPSHIRDSNNGLVLVNAIYFKGSWLKRFDPKQTRPDRFYTSSQVRTPETARPVQMMSLRDSFAYAELPGYQILELPYAEPDLAMLFILPEEIWQMKMALNHGSLMEWQEKLVRQEVHVQIPRFKFQLTLEGLSDILKNLGMNAAFDPDRADFSGIMKLSPGQRLYILDVIHKAFVEVKEEGTEAAAATGVVMGVTSVGPSAPAIPVFRADKPFVYMILHKPSGTILFLGKFADPPQM
- a CDS encoding T9SS type A sorting domain-containing protein, with product MASGLKVSIGITLFLLLGCALLSANKTELQLQEVSRFAFTSHDMATRREAVIRYPYVYLPNSYGFQVSIWDSLANTFTEVANYGVQGSVHEMVAWQDYLFLAVGYGFMSEVQPDMGALYKVDISDPLHPQAAGLMPVGEEEIKYGNLHIVGDALLANDEYYGGLHNLVQIDPVTLSIVGTYPGHYHFEVIRGQYVISRPYNSSQFHLFDVDPSSGLNFLGYLSLPHYTVNTFPLIFDVRDSFVATQCGEGIRIWDTANLFNWELLSMVEQPFSARGVYASGWLVGANYEVAEDLTRFYIYNLTEPANPVLASTTNYPSGLGYPTGGVERMTPQGTFLFHCNMNQGCLCLGLDNSGNLSFSGRCYRFNLTSGHGRNYGSYILRSSFRGGVACFDVSDPQNPHYAFTLWDGLSVRFDICGDLMLALFDSSSGNPPTQRIYDLSDLQNPQLVASYPLTQYVTTFFNYDEPNAFYQLDNSVPNISKYSVLNDQASLVCGVYLPEPVQSPTFVNGLLHLLRPTANDGNGLYTCSGFPENAPLLGELIPAFFHPDYADMYNAGEFAFVRTFSHSLPALFYNPTTTLMVRPDYFGFDFRNYVCIGRETGVSFYDFSDATGIHDWVAEDLFLPQCSYTTDIDWDDNYLYLLCNDNVAIYAYTITTAAEDPVAPAPFELSSWPNPFNPSCSLKFSLPQAGRASLDIYNAKGQKVRSLLDGELPSGESTWVWEGRDDSGQTLPSGLYFARLSTEQGSSIRKLMLIK
- a CDS encoding molybdopterin-dependent oxidoreductase, whose translation is MSKLAAMNTPIFWAEGHPGKLDRENWKIEVTGACEHPQTLTWKELIALPQAEVDSRLTSVTRWSVQGLWKGVSLSALLREVGMLPSCKYIRFWSVGLVYDTSIPVEIALLEKSLLAHSFDGEFLDEDYGGPVRAFIPYLWGYKSAKSVVKIELMELYVSGYWEVRGYTDSAEIEPGPCRDINAGGEIKRIEGPGEVKF
- a CDS encoding NAD(P)H-hydrate dehydratase, translating into MHNLLSSAQMKALDRRTIEEFGLPARLLMENAGRACVETIFNSYRQHLHGGVCVLCGSGNNGGDGAVIARWLHEAGCEVGILRIGKGPLSTETKANLELCRALDIPILNIACDEDLPLALELLTASTLVVDAVFGIGFKGKLEPWLDELFCLVNSYAEFTVAVDIPSGLNADTGYCGNSIYADATLCVESLKQGHILGLGKEVCGQLHLVNIGIPNSYYRELDCVKLFTEDDFMPPMRHSHFHKNDFGKVYVFGGIPGYTGASVMAAQAALRAGCGYVYVLHRIELMAVYALKLTEALSLAIPENSKTGLPDTKTLLHLLSDASSVLIGPGLGRDDYALKLLETVLKNVKVPLVVDADGLNLISENPALLKFVSRPNVLLTPHWGEFARLAGIDKDLLEQDCLSPLRKFVDQHQARVLLKSHFSIYHDADFTWVNISGNDGLATGGSGDVLAGIIASFLAQGLEIPDAAINASYLLGHTAELLAEETDTASILPTDIIDNLFVKENRED
- a CDS encoding HAMP domain-containing histidine kinase, with the translated sequence MLIFAAFAVYTQILIQNAKREQEHVPRIFAKYIAYTDAYLRQSEKYAQTLGELSSKHFESAQQPNYEEAISSYILFEFMPNNPIPIIITDANLEPLFWNQVGVSPDSSFVDLCEESQRKLKAFLPLMNCTEISYEDEITNFVYYARPTSLQEFIKQIDYSLVVTDRHKTPLYWRNVGIPEAETWAQISSEERAVLRERILGMDEMPLGNEADNLGYIYFSAPKSLSRIRYFVILELALAILLIGFSSYGLLLLHRTEKDTLWIGLAKETAHQFGTPITSMMGWLDLLRETPPEGSCRPDMNKILDYMTTDLEQLKIISSRFGKVGSQTKLKPLELHRILEETVSYFHDRMPHLSSRIEIHLISKIEGIMVMLDAELFKWTLENLIKNCVDAMSGKGGNIVITATHNAKHVFLHIRDEGKGIPHSRWKKIFDPGVTTKTRGWGLGLSLAKRIIEEYHHGHIRVLASTINEGTTFEIKLHTDHAK